The Mycolicibacterium hassiacum DSM 44199 genome includes a window with the following:
- the nuoE gene encoding NADH-quinone oxidoreductase subunit NuoE: MSVFLELGQRPDEPGPPIHGRKTYPADVVERLRADAEKIIARYPQSRSALLPLLHLVQSEDGCLTPAGIAFCAEQLGLTDAEITAVATFYSMYRRTPTGDYLVGVCTNTLCAIMGGDAILEELENHLGIHAGETTADGRITLEHVECNAACDYAPVVMVNWEFFDNQTPSSARELVDALRAGQTVTPSRGAPLCTFRQTARILAGLPDPDGTAAQGGPGDATLAGLRIARANGMHAPEAGTSGPNTAETDPKATDSDK, from the coding sequence ATGAGCGTTTTCCTGGAACTGGGGCAGCGCCCCGACGAGCCCGGGCCGCCGATCCACGGGCGCAAGACGTATCCGGCCGACGTGGTCGAACGCCTGCGCGCCGATGCCGAGAAGATCATCGCGCGGTACCCGCAGAGCCGCTCGGCGCTGCTGCCGCTGCTGCACCTGGTGCAGTCCGAGGACGGTTGCCTCACGCCGGCGGGAATCGCTTTCTGCGCAGAGCAACTCGGCCTCACCGACGCGGAGATCACCGCGGTCGCCACGTTCTACTCGATGTATCGCCGCACCCCCACCGGGGACTATCTGGTCGGGGTGTGCACGAACACCCTGTGCGCGATCATGGGCGGCGACGCGATCCTCGAGGAACTCGAGAACCACCTGGGAATCCACGCCGGCGAGACCACCGCCGACGGCCGCATCACCCTCGAACACGTGGAATGCAACGCGGCCTGCGACTACGCCCCCGTGGTGATGGTCAACTGGGAGTTCTTCGACAACCAGACACCGTCGAGCGCCCGCGAACTCGTCGATGCGCTGCGCGCCGGCCAGACCGTCACCCCGAGCCGCGGCGCGCCGCTGTGCACGTTCAGGCAGACCGCGAGAATCCTTGCCGGCCTGCCGGATCCGGACGGAACCGCCGCACAGGGCGGACCCGGCGACGCCACCCTGGCCGGGCTGCGGATCGCCCGCGCCAACGGCATGCACGCCCCCGAGGCGGGCACATCCGGGCCGAACACGGCCGAAACCGACCCGAAAGCAACGGATTCGGACAAATGA
- the nuoD gene encoding NADH dehydrogenase (quinone) subunit D: protein MNAPAAQPTGSGSDEKVVLVGGQDWDQVVAAAREAAESHTGERIVVNMGPQHPSTHGVLRLILEIEGETIVQARCGIGYLHTGIEKNLEFRTWTQGVTFVTRMDYLSPFFNEAVYCLGVEKLLGITDDIPERANVIRVMMMELNRISSHLVALATGGMELGAMSAMFYGFREREQILSIFETITGLRMNSAYIRPGGVAIDLPDDAIPKIRELLKLMPKRLKDLEDLLNENYIWKARTQGIGYLDLEGCIALGVTGPVLRSAGLPHDLRKAQPYCGYETYEFDVITDDRCDSYGRYLIRVKEMHESLKIIEQCLDRLKPGPVKIEDKKLAWPADLKLGPDGLGNSPEHIARIMGQSMEGLIHHFKLVTEGIRVPPGQVYVAVESPRGELGVHMVSDGGTRPYRVHYRDPSFNNLQAVAAMCEGGMVADAITAVASLDPVMGGVDR from the coding sequence ATGAACGCTCCAGCTGCGCAGCCGACCGGTTCGGGCAGCGACGAGAAGGTGGTACTCGTCGGTGGCCAGGACTGGGATCAGGTGGTCGCGGCCGCCCGCGAAGCGGCCGAATCGCATACCGGCGAACGGATCGTCGTCAACATGGGCCCGCAGCACCCTTCCACCCACGGCGTGCTGCGGCTGATCCTGGAGATCGAGGGCGAGACCATCGTCCAGGCCCGGTGCGGAATCGGCTACCTGCACACCGGAATCGAGAAGAATCTGGAGTTCCGCACCTGGACGCAGGGGGTCACGTTCGTCACCCGGATGGACTACCTGTCGCCGTTCTTCAACGAGGCGGTCTACTGCCTCGGAGTCGAGAAGCTGCTCGGGATCACCGACGACATCCCGGAGCGGGCCAATGTCATCCGGGTGATGATGATGGAGCTCAACCGCATCTCGAGCCACCTCGTCGCGCTCGCGACCGGCGGCATGGAGCTGGGTGCCATGAGCGCCATGTTCTACGGCTTCCGGGAACGCGAGCAGATCCTGTCGATCTTCGAGACCATCACCGGGCTGCGGATGAACAGCGCCTACATCCGGCCCGGCGGGGTGGCGATCGACCTCCCGGACGACGCGATTCCGAAGATTCGTGAACTGCTCAAGCTGATGCCGAAGCGGCTCAAGGATCTTGAGGACCTGCTCAACGAGAACTACATCTGGAAGGCCCGCACCCAGGGCATCGGCTACCTGGACCTGGAGGGCTGCATCGCGCTCGGGGTCACCGGACCGGTGCTGCGCTCGGCCGGGCTGCCGCACGATCTGCGCAAGGCGCAGCCCTACTGCGGATACGAGACCTACGAGTTCGACGTGATCACCGATGACCGCTGCGACTCCTACGGGCGCTACCTGATTCGCGTCAAGGAGATGCACGAGTCGCTGAAGATCATCGAGCAGTGCCTGGACCGGCTCAAGCCCGGCCCGGTGAAGATCGAGGACAAGAAGCTGGCCTGGCCGGCGGATCTGAAGCTCGGCCCGGACGGGCTGGGCAACTCGCCCGAACACATCGCCAGGATCATGGGCCAGTCGATGGAAGGCCTGATCCACCACTTCAAGCTCGTCACCGAGGGCATCCGGGTGCCGCCCGGGCAGGTCTACGTCGCCGTCGAGTCACCGCGCGGCGAACTCGGCGTGCACATGGTGTCCGACGGCGGAACCCGGCCCTACCGGGTGCACTACCGCGATCCGTCGTTCAACAACCTGCAGGCGGTCGCGGCGATGTGCGAGGGCGGCATGGTCGCCGACGCGATCACCGCGGTGGCCTCGCTCGATCCGGTCATGGGCGGGGTGGACCGCTAG
- a CDS encoding NADH-quinone oxidoreductase subunit C: MSNSSNGRNTDQADTGQSPNGSQPRAYEAPPEVIRIRRGMFGNTDTGDTSGYGRLVRPVALPGSSPRPYGSYFDEVVDTLEEALGPADFAESIERVVVYRDQLSLEVDRGKLPLVAKTLRDHPGLRFELCLGVSGVHYPEDAGRELHAVYPLMSITHNRRIRLEVAAPDADPHIPSLFSVYPTVDWHERETYDFFGIIFDGHPSLTRIEMPDDWVGHPQRKDYPLGGIPVQFKGATIPPPDQRRAYN, encoded by the coding sequence ATGAGTAACTCGAGCAACGGTCGGAACACGGATCAGGCCGACACCGGCCAGTCCCCCAACGGATCCCAGCCGCGGGCGTACGAGGCGCCACCCGAGGTCATCCGGATCCGGCGGGGCATGTTCGGCAACACCGACACCGGCGACACCTCCGGCTACGGCCGGCTGGTGCGTCCGGTGGCGCTGCCGGGCAGTTCCCCGCGCCCGTACGGCAGCTACTTCGACGAGGTCGTCGACACCCTGGAGGAAGCGCTCGGGCCCGCCGACTTCGCCGAATCGATCGAACGCGTCGTGGTTTACCGCGACCAGCTGTCGCTGGAGGTCGATCGCGGAAAGCTGCCCCTGGTGGCCAAGACCCTGCGCGACCATCCGGGGCTGCGCTTCGAACTTTGTCTGGGCGTCAGCGGGGTGCACTATCCCGAGGACGCCGGCCGGGAACTGCACGCGGTCTACCCGTTGATGTCGATCACGCACAACCGGCGGATCCGCCTCGAGGTCGCCGCGCCGGACGCCGATCCGCACATCCCGTCGCTGTTCTCGGTGTATCCGACCGTCGACTGGCACGAGCGGGAGACCTACGACTTCTTCGGGATCATCTTCGACGGCCATCCCAGCCTGACCCGCATCGAGATGCCCGACGACTGGGTGGGACACCCGCAGCGCAAGGACTACCCGTTGGGCGGAATCCCGGTGCAGTTCAAGGGCGCCACGATCCCGCCACCCGACCAACGGAGGGCCTACAACTGA
- a CDS encoding NuoB/complex I 20 kDa subunit family protein, with protein MGIEEKLPGGILLSTVEKVAGYIRKGSLWPATFGLACCAIEMMATAGPRFDIARFGMERFSATPRQADLMIVAGRVSQKMAPVLRQIYDQMAEPKWVLAMGVCASSGGMFNNYAIVQGVDHVVPVDIYLPGCPPRPEMLLHAILKLHDKIQEMPLGVHREEAIRAAEEAALAAQPTIELKGLLR; from the coding sequence TTGGGTATAGAAGAGAAGCTTCCCGGCGGAATCCTGCTGTCCACCGTCGAGAAGGTGGCGGGCTACATCCGGAAGGGATCGCTGTGGCCGGCCACCTTCGGACTCGCCTGCTGCGCCATCGAGATGATGGCCACCGCCGGCCCCCGGTTCGACATCGCCCGGTTCGGCATGGAGCGGTTCTCGGCGACCCCGCGGCAGGCCGACCTAATGATCGTCGCCGGCCGGGTCAGCCAGAAGATGGCGCCGGTCCTGCGGCAGATCTACGACCAGATGGCCGAACCCAAATGGGTGCTGGCGATGGGCGTGTGCGCCTCCTCCGGCGGGATGTTCAACAACTACGCGATCGTCCAGGGCGTCGACCACGTGGTGCCGGTGGACATCTACCTGCCCGGGTGCCCGCCGCGCCCGGAGATGCTGCTGCACGCGATCCTCAAGCTGCACGACAAGATTCAGGAGATGCCGCTCGGCGTGCACCGGGAGGAGGCGATCCGGGCCGCCGAGGAGGCCGCCCTGGCAGCCCAGCCCACGATCGAACTCAAGGGACTGTTGCGGTGA
- a CDS encoding NADH-quinone oxidoreductase subunit A — protein MDLYTPILVLGAIAAGFAVVSVVIALLVGPRRYNRSKLEPYECGIEPLPEVAHAAAAGQRFPIKYYLTAMLFIIFDIEIVFLYPWAVAFDSLGLFALVEMLLFMVVVFVAYAYVWRRGGLDWV, from the coding sequence ATGGATCTGTACACGCCAATACTGGTGCTCGGCGCGATCGCAGCCGGATTCGCGGTCGTATCGGTGGTCATTGCTTTGCTGGTCGGTCCGCGGCGCTACAACCGGTCCAAACTCGAGCCCTACGAGTGCGGCATCGAGCCGCTGCCGGAGGTAGCTCACGCCGCCGCGGCGGGCCAGCGGTTCCCGATCAAGTACTACCTGACCGCGATGCTGTTCATCATCTTCGACATCGAGATCGTCTTCCTGTACCCGTGGGCGGTCGCGTTCGACAGCCTGGGGCTGTTCGCTCTGGTCGAGATGTTGCTGTTCATGGTCGTGGTCTTCGTGGCCTATGCATACGTCTGGCGGCGAGGAGGCCTGGATTGGGTATAG
- a CDS encoding Rv3143 family two-component system response regulator, whose protein sequence is MVEPSRPLRILVYSDNPRTREQVRLALGKRVHPDLPELDYTEVATGPMVIRHMDEGGFDLVILDGEAAPVGGMGIAKQLKDEIADCPPILVLTGRPDDAWLANWSRADAAVPHPIDPIRLADAVAGLLRAPVQ, encoded by the coding sequence ATGGTCGAGCCATCACGTCCGTTGCGGATTCTGGTCTACAGCGACAACCCCCGTACCCGCGAGCAGGTGCGACTCGCGCTCGGCAAGCGCGTACACCCCGATCTGCCGGAGCTGGACTACACCGAGGTGGCCACCGGCCCGATGGTGATCCGGCACATGGATGAGGGTGGTTTCGATCTGGTGATCCTCGACGGCGAGGCCGCCCCCGTCGGCGGAATGGGAATCGCCAAACAGCTCAAGGACGAGATCGCCGACTGCCCGCCGATCCTGGTGCTCACCGGACGGCCCGACGACGCTTGGCTGGCGAACTGGTCGCGCGCCGATGCGGCGGTCCCGCATCCCATCGATCCGATCCGGCTGGCGGACGCCGTGGCCGGGCTCCTGCGCGCACCCGTGCAATAG
- a CDS encoding nuclear transport factor 2 family protein produces the protein MTATDISEVADRLFRAIEAGDIATVSELFSDDIAVWRTGDRDRNKQRALRVIDWFIGATTARRYEVLDRRIFDGGFVQQHILHARGHGGGSIAMRVCLVIDVDEAGRITRIAEYLDPADLTPLLDSNP, from the coding sequence ATGACCGCCACCGACATCTCCGAGGTCGCCGATCGGCTGTTCCGGGCGATCGAGGCCGGCGACATCGCCACGGTCAGCGAGTTGTTCAGCGACGACATCGCGGTCTGGAGGACCGGTGACCGCGACCGGAACAAGCAGCGCGCGCTGCGGGTCATCGACTGGTTCATCGGCGCCACCACCGCGCGCCGCTACGAGGTCCTCGATCGGCGGATCTTCGACGGCGGGTTCGTGCAGCAGCACATCCTGCACGCCCGCGGCCACGGCGGCGGGTCGATCGCCATGCGGGTGTGCCTGGTCATCGACGTGGACGAGGCCGGGCGGATCACCCGGATCGCCGAGTACCTCGACCCCGCCGACCTCACCCCGTTGTTGGATTCAAATCCCTGA
- a CDS encoding class I SAM-dependent methyltransferase — protein sequence MEPTPTLSRFDDAYKTRSAPWVIGEPQPAIVALERTGPIRSPVLDVGCGTGEHTILLTRLGYDVVGLDAAPTAIERARANAAAKLGHGSAKFLVGDAMRLADQPTYQTILDSALFHIFDDTDRPRYVAGLHRACRPGGLVFVLALSDRGRGFGPQVGEAVIREAFTDGWRLEELTETTYRGVVQQIHADALGLPVGTVVDEPAWLARVRRL from the coding sequence ATGGAACCCACACCCACCCTCTCTCGATTCGACGACGCCTACAAGACACGGTCCGCCCCCTGGGTGATCGGGGAGCCGCAGCCGGCGATCGTCGCCCTGGAACGCACCGGTCCGATCCGCAGCCCGGTCCTCGACGTCGGTTGCGGCACCGGCGAGCACACCATCCTGCTCACCCGGCTCGGCTACGACGTCGTCGGTCTGGACGCCGCGCCCACCGCGATCGAGCGGGCCCGGGCCAACGCCGCGGCCAAACTCGGCCACGGATCGGCGAAGTTCCTGGTCGGCGACGCCATGCGCCTCGCCGACCAGCCGACTTACCAGACCATCCTGGACAGCGCGCTGTTCCACATCTTCGACGACACCGACCGGCCCCGGTACGTGGCCGGCCTGCACCGCGCCTGCCGGCCGGGGGGACTGGTATTCGTGCTGGCGTTGTCGGACCGTGGCCGGGGCTTCGGCCCCCAGGTCGGCGAGGCGGTGATCCGCGAGGCGTTCACCGACGGCTGGCGGCTGGAGGAGCTGACCGAGACCACCTACCGCGGGGTGGTGCAGCAGATACACGCCGATGCGCTGGGGCTTCCGGTGGGCACGGTGGTCGACGAACCAGCCTGGCTGGCCCGGGTGCGCCGGCTCTGA
- a CDS encoding DUF6285 domain-containing protein: MNSTSEARDELYGRPTAAELLAAVAEFLDNEVRTALGPEHAQTAFHARVAANVLRIVERQLLDETAAAALVPLAELGFSSEREFAAAIRAGELDDRPEEVLNCLREIVRCRLDVAHPGYRES; this comes from the coding sequence ATGAATTCCACGTCCGAAGCGCGCGACGAGTTGTACGGCCGTCCCACCGCCGCGGAGCTGCTCGCCGCGGTCGCCGAGTTCCTCGACAACGAGGTCCGCACGGCGCTGGGGCCCGAACACGCGCAGACGGCCTTTCATGCCCGGGTGGCCGCCAATGTGCTGCGGATCGTGGAGCGCCAGCTGCTCGACGAGACCGCCGCCGCCGCGCTGGTGCCGCTGGCGGAGCTGGGCTTCTCGAGCGAGCGGGAGTTCGCCGCGGCCATTCGGGCCGGTGAGCTCGACGACCGGCCCGAAGAGGTGCTGAACTGTCTGCGCGAGATCGTGCGCTGCCGCCTCGACGTGGCCCATCCCGGCTACCGGGAGAGCTGA
- a CDS encoding phosphotransferase family protein — MKEQLEAVLRPLLGQDVTVENLRTLTGGASRTTSSFDAVTSGGRHALILRTGPRDDVHASMELEAAVQQRAAAAGAPVPRILTADNDTAALGNPYLICEAIRGETIVKKIHRSLDAAGRARLLRQCAEALAAIHRADPDGLGLTAQDALTQWRDRLDAMGDTTSTFEWAFRRLARNRPPATAPVLVHGDFRMGNLIIDDATLAAVLDWELVHVGDRYEDLAWFCIRAWRFGAPETLGAGGLGGVEEFLSAYEQAARIRLDREVFRWWLTLATLRWGVICRYQAERHLSGQTRSVELAAIGRRVAETEWDVLELLQGGGPR, encoded by the coding sequence GTGAAAGAGCAGCTCGAAGCCGTCCTGCGCCCGCTGCTGGGCCAGGACGTGACCGTCGAGAACCTGCGCACCCTCACCGGCGGTGCGAGCCGTACCACGTCGTCGTTCGACGCGGTGACCTCCGGCGGACGCCACGCCCTGATCCTGCGCACCGGACCGCGCGACGACGTGCACGCCAGCATGGAACTCGAAGCAGCGGTGCAGCAACGCGCCGCCGCCGCCGGTGCACCCGTGCCGCGCATCCTGACCGCCGACAACGACACTGCGGCGCTGGGCAATCCGTATCTGATCTGCGAGGCCATCCGCGGCGAGACGATCGTCAAGAAGATCCACCGCAGCCTCGACGCGGCCGGCCGGGCCCGACTGCTGCGGCAGTGCGCCGAGGCGCTGGCGGCGATCCACCGCGCCGACCCGGACGGGCTCGGACTCACCGCGCAGGACGCGCTGACACAGTGGCGGGATCGCCTCGACGCGATGGGCGACACCACCTCGACGTTCGAGTGGGCATTCCGCCGGCTGGCCCGGAACCGCCCGCCCGCCACGGCACCGGTGCTGGTGCACGGCGACTTCCGGATGGGAAACCTGATCATCGACGACGCCACGCTGGCCGCGGTGCTGGACTGGGAACTGGTCCACGTCGGCGATCGCTACGAGGACCTGGCCTGGTTCTGCATCCGGGCCTGGCGGTTCGGCGCGCCGGAGACCCTCGGCGCCGGCGGGCTGGGCGGGGTCGAGGAGTTCCTGTCCGCCTACGAGCAGGCCGCGCGGATCCGGTTGGACCGCGAGGTCTTCCGCTGGTGGCTGACCCTCGCCACGCTGCGCTGGGGGGTGATCTGCCGGTATCAGGCCGAGCGCCACCTGTCCGGGCAGACCCGCTCGGTCGAGTTGGCCGCGATCGGGCGCCGGGTCGCCGAAACCGAGTGGGACGTGCTGGAACTGCTGCAGGGAGGCGGGCCCCGATGA
- a CDS encoding acyl-CoA dehydrogenase family protein, with product MDFDLPQYLKDLLAEMDAFIEAEIKPLEREHMQYFDHRREHARTDWDNGGVPRREWEELLAEMRRRADRAGWLRYGLPSRFGGRDGSNLDMAVIREHLAAKGLGLHNDLQDESSIVGNFPTVIMMDRFGTEEQKKEWIEPLITGERGLAFGLTEPNHGSDATWLETRAVRDGDSWIINGAKRFNTGVHRATHDLVFARTSGEPGQAHGITAFLVPIDSPGFTIPYYWWTFNMPTDHAEVELKDVRVPADAVLGEVDRGLEVGQTFLHENRIRQAASSLGAAQYCINRAVEYAKQRVVFGKPLAVNQAVQWPLVELQTEAQMVRLLVRYAATELDRNHHMEVSDKVSMANYRANRLVCEAADRAMQIFGGVGYSRHEPFEHIYRHHRRYRITEGAEEIQIRRVAQRLFGFGRR from the coding sequence GTGGATTTCGATCTTCCGCAGTACCTGAAGGACCTGCTCGCCGAGATGGACGCGTTCATCGAGGCCGAGATCAAACCGCTCGAGCGCGAACACATGCAGTACTTCGACCACCGGCGGGAGCACGCCCGCACCGACTGGGACAACGGCGGCGTCCCGCGGCGCGAGTGGGAGGAGCTGCTGGCCGAGATGCGCCGCCGCGCCGACAGGGCGGGCTGGTTGCGCTACGGACTGCCGTCGCGGTTCGGCGGCCGCGACGGCTCCAACCTCGACATGGCCGTCATCCGTGAGCATCTGGCCGCCAAGGGCCTCGGCCTGCACAACGACCTGCAGGACGAGTCGTCGATCGTGGGCAACTTCCCGACGGTCATCATGATGGACCGGTTCGGCACCGAGGAGCAGAAAAAGGAGTGGATCGAGCCGCTGATCACCGGGGAACGCGGGCTGGCGTTCGGCCTGACCGAGCCCAATCACGGCTCCGACGCCACCTGGCTGGAGACCCGTGCTGTCCGCGACGGTGACAGCTGGATCATCAACGGCGCCAAGCGTTTCAACACCGGTGTGCACCGCGCCACGCATGATCTGGTGTTCGCCCGGACCTCCGGTGAGCCCGGTCAGGCCCACGGCATCACCGCGTTTCTGGTGCCGATCGACTCCCCGGGGTTCACCATCCCCTACTACTGGTGGACCTTCAACATGCCGACCGACCATGCCGAGGTCGAGCTCAAAGATGTGCGGGTACCCGCCGACGCGGTGCTCGGCGAGGTCGACCGCGGCCTGGAGGTCGGCCAGACCTTCCTGCACGAGAACAGGATTCGTCAGGCAGCCAGCAGCCTGGGAGCGGCCCAGTACTGCATTAACCGCGCGGTGGAGTACGCCAAGCAGCGGGTGGTGTTCGGCAAGCCGCTGGCGGTGAACCAGGCGGTGCAGTGGCCACTGGTCGAGCTGCAGACCGAGGCGCAGATGGTGCGGCTGCTGGTGCGTTATGCGGCAACCGAACTCGACCGCAATCACCACATGGAGGTCTCGGACAAGGTGTCGATGGCCAATTATCGGGCCAACCGGCTGGTGTGCGAGGCGGCCGACCGCGCGATGCAGATCTTCGGCGGTGTGGGCTACAGCCGGCACGAACCGTTCGAGCACATCTACCGCCACCACCGCCGGTACCGGATCACCGAGGGGGCTGAGGAGATCCAGATCCGGCGGGTGGCGCAGCGGCTGTTCGGGTTCGGCCGCAGGTGA
- a CDS encoding TetR/AcrR family transcriptional regulator — protein sequence MAGASSGTLSAKGRQTRQAIEQAARKLFAERGFHGTTLSDITAAAGKSPAVFYRYFSDKEDLLAALAESFLHDVVAPSGAEVSLPTSPDDDAFFHSVVTGYWNIFKQNIGIMIAVAQLAATQPRFAEVQNEFRRFGMDVFAASVRHAQQQGYATGLDPDHIAAAITLLFESFTMVFAGGSSPNVAMSDEDAIATLSTIWKRTLYGS from the coding sequence GTGGCCGGCGCGTCGTCGGGAACGCTTTCCGCCAAGGGCCGTCAGACCCGGCAGGCCATCGAGCAGGCAGCTCGGAAGCTGTTCGCCGAACGCGGATTTCACGGCACCACGCTGAGCGACATCACCGCGGCGGCGGGCAAGTCGCCCGCGGTGTTCTACCGCTACTTCTCCGACAAGGAGGATCTGCTGGCCGCGTTGGCCGAATCGTTCCTGCACGACGTGGTCGCCCCGTCGGGTGCCGAGGTCAGCCTGCCCACGTCCCCGGACGACGACGCGTTCTTCCACTCGGTGGTCACCGGCTACTGGAACATCTTCAAACAGAACATCGGCATCATGATCGCGGTTGCCCAGCTGGCCGCGACTCAGCCGCGATTCGCCGAGGTGCAGAACGAGTTTCGCCGATTCGGGATGGACGTATTCGCGGCGTCGGTGCGCCATGCACAGCAGCAGGGCTACGCCACTGGCCTCGATCCCGATCACATCGCGGCGGCCATCACGCTGTTGTTCGAGAGTTTCACCATGGTTTTCGCCGGCGGCTCGAGCCCGAACGTCGCGATGAGCGACGAGGACGCGATCGCCACACTGTCGACGATCTGGAAGAGAACCTTGTACGGAAGCTGA
- a CDS encoding hydroxymethylglutaryl-CoA lyase, producing the protein MSELPDHVDIRDVTLRDGLQIENPIPLSAKLELLAAIAATGVREMEATAFVSPSKVPTLADAAELAAELHNFPGIEFSALVASPNGAKRAIAAGLRSLEYVVSAADGHSRANVGRDTAEATALIGDIVAIAHDSDVTVEVIIATAWDCPFDGPTPPQRVLDIVTAACDHGVDRLAIADTIGTTTPRRVTELVELIKPRIGDIPLGAHFHNTRGAGLASAYAAVSAGITRLDASVGGLGGCPFAPGASGNIATEDLVYLLRDSGVHVDVDLQKAIDAARVAQRAVGHELPSALLRAGDRILG; encoded by the coding sequence GTGAGCGAGCTACCCGACCATGTCGACATCCGCGACGTCACCCTGCGCGACGGTCTGCAGATCGAGAATCCGATCCCGTTGTCGGCCAAACTCGAACTGCTCGCCGCCATCGCGGCCACCGGGGTGCGCGAGATGGAGGCGACCGCGTTCGTCTCCCCGTCCAAGGTGCCGACGCTGGCCGATGCGGCCGAACTCGCCGCCGAACTGCACAACTTCCCCGGCATCGAGTTCTCCGCGCTGGTGGCCAGCCCCAACGGTGCCAAACGCGCGATCGCCGCGGGGCTGCGCTCGCTGGAGTACGTGGTCTCGGCCGCCGACGGACACAGCCGCGCCAACGTCGGCCGCGACACCGCCGAGGCGACCGCGCTGATCGGCGACATCGTCGCGATCGCCCACGACAGCGACGTCACCGTCGAGGTGATCATCGCGACCGCCTGGGACTGCCCGTTCGACGGCCCCACTCCACCGCAGCGGGTGCTCGATATCGTCACGGCGGCGTGCGATCACGGTGTGGACCGGCTGGCGATCGCCGACACCATCGGCACCACCACCCCGCGGCGGGTCACCGAACTCGTCGAGCTGATCAAGCCGCGCATCGGCGACATTCCGCTCGGCGCGCATTTCCACAACACCCGTGGCGCCGGGCTGGCCAGCGCCTACGCGGCGGTCAGCGCGGGCATCACCCGGCTCGACGCCTCGGTCGGCGGGCTCGGCGGCTGCCCGTTCGCGCCCGGGGCGAGCGGCAACATCGCCACCGAGGATCTGGTTTATCTGTTGCGCGACAGCGGTGTTCACGTCGACGTCGACCTGCAGAAGGCGATCGACGCCGCCCGGGTCGCCCAGCGCGCCGTCGGCCACGAGCTCCCGAGCGCGCTGCTGCGCGCCGGCGACCGGATCCTGGGTTGA